A window of the Ipomoea triloba cultivar NCNSP0323 chromosome 14, ASM357664v1 genome harbors these coding sequences:
- the LOC116004916 gene encoding uncharacterized protein LOC116004916: MKQLNSATDPFGQNTIKLISNVCFSVFVFFVLLFTVIAITYQPPDPWESSRALTKAFTAVEKATFKTDNSILKTGEDIAVSSPVGSPAFAFVPITEDTIDKSEGELRNVTLKSGCMDGDSVNCSDPRVLIAIERFNLKTFKSIAFLDYQTPVSGSKPDECDVAWRFRNKREKSWRKYRDFRRFRVGFASDCSYRVIHAGRWHSGGNARRARIVSGTRTGPRSRIAPPVRDEDINDTIPILGSDADFRKGRYLYYSRGGDYCKDMNHFTWSFLCAVGEAQYLNRTFVMDLSMCLASTYTQSHKDEEEKDFRFYFDFEHLKEVVPIVEEGDFVKDWKRWDKTHKKKIPVRKVRDYKVTPMQLRKDKSTIIWRQFDAPEPENYWYRVCEGSSAKYIQRPWHALWKSKRLMNIVSAISGDMDWDFDAAHVVRGEKAENKQLWPHLDADTSPDALVAKIQGMIKPGRHLYIATNEPFYNYFDKLRPHYKVHLLDDYKYLWSNVSEWYNETTLLNGGKPVDFDGYMRVEVDTEVLYRSKIRVETFYNLTSDCKDGVNTC, encoded by the coding sequence ATGAAGCAATTGAATTCAGCAACAGACCCATTTGGGCAAAACACAATAAAGCTCATAAGCAATGTGTGTTTCtcagtttttgttttctttgttctttTGTTCACTGTAATTGCCATCACATACCAACCCCCCGATCCATGGGAGTCTTCGAGAGCTCTGACTAAGGCCTTCACTGCAGTGGAGAAAGCCACATTTAAAACTGACAATTCCATCCTGAAAACCGGCGAGGACATTGCTGTGAGCTCCCCGGTTGGATCCCCTGCTTTCGCCTTTGTACCGATCACAGAGGACACCATTGATAAATCCGAGGGAGAACTCCGGAATGTGACCCTAAAATCAGGTTGTATGGACGGAGATTCGGTTAATTGCTCGGATCCTAGAGTCTTGATTGCAATCGAGAGGTTTAATTTGAAGACTTTTAAGTCGATTGCATTTCTGGATTATCAAACTCCTGTTAGCGGGTCGAAGCCGGATGAATGTGATGTGGCCTGGAGGTTTAGGAACAAGAGAGAGAAGTCTTGGAGGAAGTATAGAGATTTCAGGAGATTCAGAGTTGGATTTGCTAGTGACTGTAGTTATAGAGTCATTCATGCGGGGCGTTGGCATTCGGGAGGGAATGCCCGTCGTGCAAGGATTGTTAGTGGCACTAGAACTGGTCCGAGATCGAGAATTGCTCCTCCCGTTAGGGACGAGGATATCAATGATACAATTCCAATATTGGGGTCAGATGCGGATTTTAGGAAGGGGAGGTACTTGTACTATTCTCGGGGCGGAGATTATTGTAAAGACATGAATCATTTCACCTGGAGCTTTTTATGCGCGGTAGGTGAGGCTCAGTATCTGAATCGGACGTTTGTGATGGATTTGAGTATGTGTTTGGCATCCACTTATACTCAGAGCCAcaaggacgaggaagagaaagACTTCAGGTTCTACTTTGATTTTGAGCACTTGAAAGAGGTGGTACCGATTGTTGAAGAAGGAGACTTCGTTAAGGATTGGAAGAGATGGGATAAGACGCACAAGAAGAAAATCCCTGTAAGAAAGGTCAGAGATTATAAAGTCACGCCAATGCAACTCAGGAAAGACAAGAGCACGATTATATGGAGGCAATTCGATGCCCCCGAGCCTGAAAACTATTGGTATAGAGTCTGCGAAGGTTCCTCAGCAAAGTACATCCAGAGGCCATGGCATGCTTTGTGGAAATCCAAACGATTAATGAATATAGTTTCTGCAATAAGTGGGGATATGGACTGGGACTTCGATGCTGCTCATGTGGTTCGAGGAGAGAAAGCGGAGAACAAGCAGTTATGGCCCCATCTCGATGCTGATACATCCCCAGATGCCCTTGTTGCGAAGATTCAAGGGATGATAAAACCCGGAAGGCATCTTTATATAGCCACAAATGAACCGTTTTACAATTATTTTGATAAACTGAGACCTCACTACAAAGTTCACTTGCTCGATGATTACAAGTATCTCTGGAGTAATGTTAGTGAATGGTACAATGAAACAACACTACTGAACGGTGGCAAGCCTGTCGATTTTGATGGATACATGAGGGTTGAAGTGGACACCGAGGTTCTTTACAGGTCCAAGATACGGGTAGAGACATTTTATAACTTGACCAGCGATTGCAAGGATGGAGTAAACACATGCTAG